Proteins co-encoded in one Arthrobacter globiformis genomic window:
- a CDS encoding multicopper oxidase family protein, with amino-acid sequence MLPGLSTTVAGYNGIFPGPTIRARQGSRIEVRIRNAFPQNGLLQPGTFSTSTHLHGSASLPQYDGYANDITVPGFFKNYHYPNRQAARTLWYHDHKHHITAQNVYSGLAGFYPLTDRFERAQLPQGEFDVPLMLSDALFQSDGSLGYSDNSQKGLWGDVILVNGVPWPTMKVKPRIYRFRVLVASISRSYRPALSNGEPVYIVATDAGMTPVVQAVSSWRMGTAERTEILVDFRKYRPGQTVDLRNLSNKNNIDFANTDKIMRFQVVADSGSGAGSISSIPSRLDNGGSPTAARGGIDTMSLTPQMATVKRQLRFERQNGQWSINGVRWEDVERSGFTKLFGNPQPFAVEQWTIINQSGGWFHPVHIHLIDAKIIARNTNGGKPFAWELGPKDVFYTGENESITALMQFDTTAQEGGRYMIHCHNLVHEDHDMMVQYAVANLRTNDPITAAPPKRDPLPANAFPPVYRPLFPPGT; translated from the coding sequence ATGCTGCCGGGCCTGTCCACCACCGTGGCCGGGTACAACGGGATCTTCCCGGGTCCCACCATCCGGGCCAGGCAGGGCAGCCGGATCGAGGTCCGGATCCGCAACGCATTCCCCCAGAACGGCCTGCTCCAGCCGGGGACATTCAGCACCTCCACGCACCTGCACGGCTCGGCGTCCCTCCCCCAGTACGACGGCTATGCCAATGACATCACCGTCCCCGGTTTCTTCAAGAATTACCACTATCCCAACAGGCAGGCAGCGCGGACGCTTTGGTACCACGACCACAAGCACCACATCACCGCCCAGAATGTGTATTCCGGACTGGCCGGCTTCTACCCACTGACGGACCGTTTCGAGCGCGCGCAGCTGCCGCAAGGGGAGTTCGACGTGCCGCTGATGCTTTCCGACGCACTGTTCCAGTCGGACGGCTCGCTCGGGTACAGCGACAACAGCCAAAAGGGACTCTGGGGTGACGTGATCCTGGTCAACGGCGTGCCTTGGCCAACCATGAAGGTCAAGCCGCGCATTTACCGTTTCCGCGTGCTCGTTGCATCGATCTCACGCTCCTACCGGCCCGCCCTCTCCAACGGCGAACCCGTCTACATCGTAGCCACCGACGCCGGCATGACGCCGGTGGTCCAGGCCGTTTCGTCATGGCGAATGGGCACTGCGGAGCGCACCGAAATCCTGGTCGACTTCCGCAAGTACAGGCCCGGGCAGACCGTCGACCTGCGCAACCTCAGCAACAAGAACAACATCGACTTTGCCAACACGGACAAGATCATGCGCTTCCAGGTGGTCGCCGATTCGGGCTCCGGTGCAGGGTCCATCTCCTCGATCCCGTCGCGGCTGGACAACGGGGGGTCGCCCACCGCGGCCCGTGGCGGCATCGACACCATGAGCCTGACCCCGCAGATGGCCACGGTAAAGAGGCAGCTCAGGTTCGAGCGCCAGAACGGCCAATGGAGCATCAACGGCGTCCGGTGGGAGGACGTGGAAAGGTCCGGGTTCACCAAGCTGTTCGGCAACCCGCAGCCTTTCGCCGTCGAGCAGTGGACCATCATCAACCAATCCGGAGGATGGTTCCATCCAGTACACATCCACCTGATCGACGCCAAAATCATCGCCCGCAACACCAACGGCGGCAAACCATTCGCCTGGGAGCTCGGCCCCAAGGACGTCTTCTACACCGGTGAGAACGAGTCCATCACCGCGCTGATGCAGTTCGACACCACGGCGCAGGAGGGAGGGCGGTACATGATCCATTGCCACAACCTGGTGCACGAGGACCACGACATGATGGTTCAGTACGCGGTAGCCAATCTGCGGACCAACGACCCCATCACCGCCGCCCCGCCCAAGCGTGACCCCCTGCCCGCGAACGCCTTCCCACCGGTGTACCGGCCGCTGTTCCCGCCGGGGACGTGA
- a CDS encoding YybH family protein produces MSELDDFLTAMLDRQIAAETAIHNGDVEPRMALWSRSDPVTLLGAMGMSNVGWDAVGRTFRWVASRFSNCTAYSFELLAAGACGDLAYTVGFERADLSVDGGPPQSTKVRVTHVYRREGGEWKIVHRHGDYVPLDATAAAGGSPAGPET; encoded by the coding sequence ATGAGCGAGCTCGACGATTTCCTGACCGCCATGCTGGACCGACAGATAGCAGCGGAAACGGCGATCCACAACGGCGATGTGGAGCCGAGAATGGCCCTGTGGTCACGCTCCGATCCGGTCACCTTACTGGGCGCGATGGGCATGTCCAACGTGGGGTGGGACGCCGTCGGTCGGACGTTTCGCTGGGTGGCGTCACGGTTCTCGAATTGCACCGCTTACAGTTTCGAGCTGCTGGCCGCCGGGGCCTGCGGGGACCTTGCGTACACCGTCGGGTTCGAGCGCGCTGACCTGTCGGTCGACGGCGGTCCGCCCCAGTCCACCAAGGTCCGCGTCACCCACGTCTACCGCCGCGAAGGCGGAGAGTGGAAGATCGTCCACCGGCACGGCGACTATGTTCCGCTTGACGCGACCGCTGCGGCTGGGGGAAGCCCAGCCGGACCGGAGACATGA
- a CDS encoding aldo/keto reductase has product MHTRTLGQGLNVSAVGLGCMGMSQSYGPNPGSREDMIAVIRSAYDLGVTFFDTAEVYGPHVNEELVGEALAPIRQHVQVATKFGWRIEDGKSVGLDSRPEQIRRVADASLKRLRTDVIDLFYQHRVDPDVPIEDVAGTVGELIAEGKVRHFGLSEASAGTIRRAHAVQSVTAVQSEYSLWTRDPEAEVLPTLAELGIGFVPFSPLGKGFLTGTVSAASAFAEGDVRATIPRFTEENRSANAALVEHVAGLARSKGTTPAQIALAWLLAQQPWIVPIPGTRRTARIEENAGATTVPLSADEVADLDALARRIGVQGARYNDLHLGLVNG; this is encoded by the coding sequence ATGCACACACGAACTCTCGGACAAGGCCTGAACGTCTCCGCCGTCGGGCTGGGCTGCATGGGCATGTCGCAAAGCTACGGACCCAATCCCGGCAGCCGCGAGGACATGATCGCTGTGATCCGCTCCGCGTACGACCTCGGGGTGACCTTCTTCGACACCGCCGAGGTATATGGACCACACGTGAACGAGGAGCTGGTGGGTGAGGCTTTGGCGCCCATCCGCCAGCACGTGCAGGTGGCGACCAAGTTCGGGTGGCGCATCGAGGACGGAAAGAGCGTCGGCCTGGACAGCCGGCCCGAGCAGATCCGCCGCGTCGCCGACGCCTCACTGAAGCGCCTCCGCACCGATGTCATCGACCTTTTCTACCAGCACCGCGTCGATCCGGACGTCCCCATCGAGGACGTCGCCGGCACCGTCGGTGAGCTGATAGCAGAAGGCAAGGTGCGGCACTTCGGACTCTCGGAAGCGTCCGCCGGGACCATCCGCCGTGCGCACGCGGTGCAGTCGGTGACGGCGGTCCAGAGCGAGTACTCCCTGTGGACCCGCGATCCCGAGGCGGAGGTGCTACCGACGCTGGCCGAGCTGGGCATCGGTTTTGTGCCCTTCAGCCCCCTTGGGAAGGGCTTCCTCACCGGCACTGTCAGCGCGGCCTCTGCCTTTGCCGAGGGCGACGTCCGCGCCACGATCCCCCGGTTCACGGAGGAGAACCGTTCCGCAAACGCCGCGCTCGTGGAGCATGTTGCCGGCCTCGCCCGGAGCAAGGGCACCACCCCGGCGCAGATCGCGCTGGCGTGGCTGCTCGCGCAGCAGCCATGGATCGTGCCCATTCCGGGCACACGCCGCACCGCCAGGATCGAGGAGAACGCCGGCGCCACGACCGTGCCCCTGTCTGCGGATGAGGTCGCAGACCTGGACGCGCTCGCCCGGCGGATCGGCGTGCAGGGCGCCCGGTACAACGACCTGCACCTGGGACTCGTTAACGGCTGA